The Salvelinus namaycush isolate Seneca chromosome 16, SaNama_1.0, whole genome shotgun sequence genome has a segment encoding these proteins:
- the LOC120061238 gene encoding lysosomal amino acid transporter 1 homolog — protein MSLNLGSADGVLTLVSIGWNTDGNFSAVCPNGSIWVWEGLRECAQDDRDMASVILGLLSIMCFMVSSLPQYYNSCKSGNMDSAMSIWFLLLWLGGDSCNVVGSFLADQLPLQTYTAVYYVLADLLMLGMYFYYVAKNRMNNSRSVLNVVCVVYVLGFSAGLVALPTSQQDVVLSEFKGRALLSTTVDGIKAFSTKEIIGYIIGSISSVLYLCSRLPQMHINYTRKSTEGVSYFLFALVILGNTMYGLSVLLKNPEQGQGEGSYIIHHLPWLVGNLGTLSLDLLISIQFLIYRNNAPLELESQHGERAALLDK, from the exons ATGAGTCTGAATTTGGGGTCGGCTGATGGTGTCCTCACGCTGGTGTCCATTGGATGGAACACTGATGGAAACTTCAGCGCGGTGTGCCCAAATGGGTCAATATGGGTTTGGGAAGGGCTGCGGGAATGTGCCCAGGACGACAGGGACATGGCCAGTGTAATCCTGGGTCTGCTGTCAATAATGTGCTTCATGGTCTCTTCTCTGCC GCAGTACTACAACTCTTGTAAGAGTGGGAATATGGACAGTGCCATGTCCATTTGGTTTCTGCTGCTGTGGCTGGGGGGTGACTCCTGCAATGTTGTAGGCTCATTCTTAGCTGACCAACTGCCGCTACAG ACGTACACAGCAGTGTATTATGTCCTGGCTGACTTATTGATGCTGGGAATGTACTTTTACTATGTGGCTAAGAACAGGATGAATAACA GCAGGTCGGTCTTAAATGTGGTGTGTGTGGTCTATGTCCTGGGCTTCTCTGCCGGCCTCGTGGCCTTACCTACGTCCCAACAGGATGTGGTCCTCTCTGAGTTTAAAGGGCGGGCCTTGCTGTCAACCACTGTGGATGGTATTAAG GCTTTCAGCACCAAGGAGATCATTGGGTATATCATTGGCTCCATATCCTCAGTGCTCTACCTCTGCTCCAGACTGCCACAGATGCACATTAAT taTACGAGAAAGTCGACGGAGGGTGTGTCCTACTTCCTGTTTGCCCTGGTCATCCTGGGTAACACCATGTACGGACTGAGTGTGCTGCTGAAGAACCCTGAGCAGGGCCAGGGAGAAGGAAGCTACATCATCCACCACCTGCCCTGGCTCGTCGGCAACCTGGGCACCCTCTCTCTAGACCTGCTG ATCTCCATACAGTTCTTGATATACCGCAATAATGCCCCTCTAGAGTTGGAATCGCAGCACGGTGAGAGAGCTGCTCTGCTGGACAAATGA